The stretch of DNA TCACTTTTCAGGtaccatttttctttattttttcttagaTATTTTGTAAATCTGAAGGGATACTTTTCTTTCTAGAAGTTTTCTTTCGTtgcatttatatgaaatatatgttgaattaatgTCCCCTTTCTCATGGCTTATGTGTTATGTTTATTTGATACTGAAAATATgcaatttcaaatatatatgtatatatgtaaatgaTGGAATTTCCTATATGGATGGTAACTAGTGAATTTGCAAGTGAAATGCAAGTTCTTGCCTTAGTCCATTTTGTGGGGAGAAAGTATTAAGAGTAGAAAACATGCGCATTATTATGGTTGTTCCTTGCTACAGTGTTTCTCTTGACTTGTGTATTATGTTTATTTGAAGAAAGGGAATTGTATGTAAATGTTGAAGTTTGCTAATTGGTTGGTAACTAGTGAATTTGTGAGTGAAATGCTAGTTCTTGCTTTCTCCTTCTTTGGGGGAATGAATTAAGAGTAGAAAACATGGCACATTATCATGGTTGTTCCTTGCTACACTTTTCTACTTGGCCAAAAGATGAAAATGAATCAGCTAGACCAGGATTTCTACACACTTTATCAATCCGCACCTCAATGCGATTGCATGTTGAACTTATTTTACTCATAAGTTAGAAAGGAAGGAGAATTATTTTCTCATAGTTTTCGCATTTTGAGGTTTGATCTATCATTGCTGCTGGATATTGGGATATGTATTTTGATTCTCCTATAACCATCTTACGAGCTGATGTTTCTTTGggttatttgttacttttaaaaaagttttcttttcttttttaatcctTTGTGCAAACTCATATATAGAGGCCCAACATAATTGAAGTTCTAAAGGGAAATGTGCTATTATACTTTTGCCAGTTGATATCTCCAATATGGTATCATGTGAGATGGAAATTTATGTATTGATTATCTTGAATGCTTGTAGTCAGCTTTGCCGTGGATGATGTTCATTTTACATTTCTTTTAGTCCATGGAGGTTTCTATCTTGTTTAGCTACTTTAACACTACCTTTTTAAGGAATAAATAAGTTAGAATTTCCGTTCTGTACTTTTTTGGCATTGAGAATTAATTCTTGTGTTGATGTTCATGACAACGAGAAAATTTGCGTACTAATTGCCAAGCTTTTTCTCTTCACTTGTTAAATTACTTGTACATTCGTTTTTCCGGCAGCCAGTAGGATTGAGAAAAATTGCCAAGCTTATAAATGCTGGGAAGATAGATTCTCATGAATTGATCACGATGAAGACACTCAAGGTAGAGTTAACTCTTGCTCTGATATTCAAAGTTAAATCACCTTTTAAGGGTAATGTTCGCACTAATTATTGCTGTTACGTAGGATGCTGGGGCCATCGGGAAACAGATAGAGGATGGAGTAAGGTTGATGGGTCGTGGTGCTGAACAGATCAAATGGCCAATTCATCTCGAGGTAAAAGATTTGACTTAAATCGTTCATGTTACACTGCTGACTTGTCATTTCTTCTTCTTAGCCCTTTTCAAATTAACTTATGTTGGtttagaataattaaaagaaccgcGCATCATCTAATGTATTTATTAATTCTACTTGCACGTTATCTTTTATAGGTTTTACTTTCGGATAGATCAATCACACTTATAGACTTCTAATCTTTTACTAGTGTTTTTCGGGTGCTAGTTAAATATGTTCTGTGATGTTGAATTGAGTGAACCTTTAGATTCCGTGTGTCGATTCATTATGCATGTGTTTCCTTTTCTTGATTGATTGGAACCGGGAAAAGGAGTCGATCTGACTGTTGAAATTTACAGGTGTCAAGGGTGACTGTTAGAGCAAAGGAAGCAGTCGAAACTGCGGGTGGATCTGTGAGGAGAGTTCATTATAACAAATTAGGGTTGAGAGCTTTGCTCAAACCCGAGTGGTTTGAAAAGAAGGGTAGGTTGTTGCCAAAACCAGCCAGGCCTCCTCCGAAATTGAAGGATAAAGTTGACAGCATTGGCCGCCTGCCTGCTCCAACAAAACCTATCCAGTTTTTCACTGAAGAGGAGCCAGCTACCTCTCCTGCTTTGTAGACAGATGCTCAGTTTGTTGGTTGAACAGCAAGATTGATATTCATAATGAGTTATTTTGCGATCAGATTTTGTTTTCTCGGACTCATAGTGTTGTGGATTTTCCGTGTTTCAGAGGAAACTAATCAATACATGCAATCCCTTTCCATGTCAAGAAAATAAGTGAAAAAAAATTCTTTGCACTCGGTTTGATCACATCAATCTTTGACTTGTGTTTCGCACTTGATTCAGAATCTGGAAAACGCAAGTTCATCTCCATGATTCTTATCCATTTGAATCTGGCTGCCTGATCTCTCTCCTTGTGATCGAACTTGGTGGTTACATCCGGTGCAAGAGACGATGAACTTGTGAATGGAATTTCGTCTTTGTTCTGTGAAAAATTCTAATGTAGCTGAAATTACAGGGCGTATTGCAGCATCACAAGCAAACTTAAAAGAACTGAATATGAAATATAGGAAGAATAATTATGAATGTCGAAAAGATTAATATTTATAGATCATAAAATAGAGGATACATAGATCATAcaaaaaaatctatatatttatattatatgtataaacTTTCTAGTCTTACAATTATACTAACCGATTGGAGGATATTATACACTTACGAACATTTGCATCAATTATTACAATAATCGATTCAACTATTAATtcaatttatcataaaatttataaattataaaaattaaattaaatatttaaattctgGACAAGTGATTTTATATCGATTCAATCTTCTTTCAATTTGTTAATAACATAAGTTTCGGATTTAATTGATTGGTGTAATTCGATTCAAATGTTgatgaaaatttagaaatatttttcgttgaaattaattaaataagacaAATATCAGAAAATAGCCTAAAATAAAATCAGTAACGGTGTAAAGCGCAAAGCCGCAAAAGCCCTACCCGTTGCTACTTACTGTTACTTCATCTTCTTCAGTACGATGTAGTTATGGAGCAAAACACATCCTAcactttgtttatttatttattttaacaataataacaataaaagttCGACAAAAAATGTTGGCTTGTGGCGGCTCTCGCATCTCTCATCAAAATTTGGGTTCACGATTTTGCTCCACCGGAATCTTTCACCTCTCTTCTTTCACGGTTAAACCTCCCTCCTCCGCTGCCGCCACCGTCGCCGCGATTGTTGATAATAATTCTCATAATCCTCGATTTCATCCTCGATTTGTTTCTTCCTCTAGTCTTCAATCCAAATCCGCCGGCGACATTCCTTTTCCCCCCGTCTCCTTCAggttcccttttttcttttacttttttaacaAGTAATTTCAGCTTCTCTGGTGTACATAATTTTAGCAGTTTGctttaatctctttttttttcaatcaatttaattaaatgggTGTTCAAATTTGACGTAGGGTTCCTTTTTTATTTGAATTGGTTGtattagtttttttgtttttcgaagcatctaaataaattttatttttgtgtaaaGCCAACGAGAAGACGAGCATGAGAAGCCCTCTGAAGCACTATCCTCAGTGGCAGGTTTCTTTTCATGTTTTTCTCCACTTCTATTTTACCATAACTCATATTTTTGTGTTAGTATACTTATGTCATGTGTTGATATTAGGAGGGACAGTGGCATTGGGAAAATTTGATGCTCTTCACATTGGTCATAGAGAACTTGCAATTCAAGCATCAAAGGTTGGAACCCCATACCTTTTATCATTTGTAGGAATGGCTGAAGTTCTTGGTTGGGACCCTAGGTAAAGTtaatataaatacacatatacatgcatataatgTTTGTGTAATGCTGTAAAGCTTTTTGTCTATTTTCGTTTCGTTACACTGAAGCCTAGTATGGTTTTGGACAGGCCACCCGTAGTTGCACAATGTGATCGTGAGCGTGTTCTTTCCTCTTGGGCTCCATATTGTGGTAATGTGGCTCCCAAGGAATTCCAGGTACAGTTTATGAGCGTTAGGCATCTTAGTCCGAGGCAGTTTGTAGAGAAGTTAGCGAGGGAGCTCGGAGTTTGTGGAGTTGTGGCAGGTATACTAAAAGCTATTTCAACTCTTAGGATTTTGTTTATCTCGATATTATCGAGTAAAAGCTTGATCCGGATAATTTGAAATAGGTCGTTTCGATGGCTAATTGTCACAGGTGAAAACTATCGCTTTGGCTATAAAGCTGCTGGTGATGCCTCAGAATTGGTGAGACTCTGTGATGAGTTTGGTATGGGTGCTTACATAATAAATTCTGTCATGGACAGGCACCAAGATGCAAGAAATATGAACCGTTTAGATTTAAAAGACAGGGGACAAGTATCATCTACCCGTGTTCGGCAGGCTTTAGCTGAAGGTGACATGAAATACGTGTCAGAGCTTCTAGGCCGCCCGCATCGTTTATTATTGACGATTAAAGACTGGGAAAGCTTAACTAGTACTAGCAGTACACAAAGGATGTCAGCACCAAGATCTTCTTTGCTAAATCTACCACCAAAAGATGGTTTTTACGAGAACTGTTCTCTTTTATTTGGAGAACAAAATGCAGTAACATGTAGAGTGTCTATCGACACATCGCATATCCATCTAGAGATGGATCGGGTAGATTTTTGTGATAATGACTATTCTCAAAAATCACAGGTCTTGGGTATTGAATTTGGTGAATTAAAGAGTTAATTTCGTTTAGTTCATTTCAGGAAAGTACTTGATGGGTGAGAACTCTCAGCCATGTTTAAGAGCAATTACCATATACGTATATCCCCCATATGAGAGGATCTGTATTTCTTTATCAGTTAAATCATTGAATATAGGATTCATATCAAATTTGTTATGGTGGAAATGAATTATGTTTTCCTCTCGCAGGAACTGCTTTCATTCAATCATATTGATTAGTTAGCTGACTCGaaattatttctgaatttgtattgGCTTTGAAGGATCTCATCTATCGGTACCTTCACAGTATAGGTGAGTGCGTGTGAATCTTTAAATTTATTGCTTGGTTTTTGTTTCTAATGAATCTTTCAGTATGCTTTCAGTCAATTGATGGTTTGAAGGAACGAAAAGCAAGTTCATGGATGACGTATAACTTTTACGGGTAAAGTTGGGAAACCATATATATCCTGTAGTTTACTTCTGGTCTTTAGGACTAGCCTTGTTTTCATTTGTTATTGAGAACATTATTTATTTATAGGTTGGTAATCGGCTTCGCAAGTTCTTAGGCTTCATTGATTCACTTTAAGTATATAGTTTACTCGAGAATGGAGTATTTGAAAGTTAATTTAGAATTTGTGTTGATTAGTTCTTGTGAACAAGTCTGCTCTTTATGCTTGTTCAATATGCTTATGCATGCAGTTATTTGTTCGTGTTGCTGATAAAACAGCATGGAGTTTGTTACTTATAAGTCATCTTTTGCTCTTAAGAGTAAATGACATTGTTATTACTATCATTGAACCACAAGTGAAGTGACAAAGTACTTATATTCAAGTCTTTATTTGACATcaattttgggtttaatttttggACCCCTTATCCTTACCCCCTTATAGCCCAAACGCAGTCGATAAATATAAGGGTAAAttattaggggtgagcaaaattcaattcgactcgaaaaaatcgaaaaaaattcgaatttcgagttaaacaaatcgagttattcgagttaatcgagttattcaaatcaactcgaattttttgttcaaatttcgagttcgaatcgagttgagttttcgaattcgaataactcgaataattcgaatatgaaactataatattttacatttttaccctaaactcccGAACTTTTTaacatttctctcaaaacttTTACTGCTTCCCACTTTTCctccaaaacttttactctcttcccctcccaaccccctaatttacctaaaatccattttccaccaaaattttactttccatttactttttctcaaaattttactcccaaaactctcaaaactttttattttctcctaaaatttttactccctcccacttttcccct from Gossypium hirsutum isolate 1008001.06 chromosome D04, Gossypium_hirsutum_v2.1, whole genome shotgun sequence encodes:
- the LOC107898874 gene encoding 50S ribosomal protein L15 codes for the protein MIRRILPSISSVSSHFLKTKPICSPSPLHHFHSLQSLQCSNPINKNGSLWFQGIRSYSLLSLNDLRDNVPRKQKTRKGRGIGSGKGKTAGRGHKGQKARGNGKLGFEGGQTPMRRRLPKRGFKNPFSLTFQPVGLRKIAKLINAGKIDSHELITMKTLKDAGAIGKQIEDGVRLMGRGAEQIKWPIHLEVSRVTVRAKEAVETAGGSVRRVHYNKLGLRALLKPEWFEKKGRLLPKPARPPPKLKDKVDSIGRLPAPTKPIQFFTEEEPATSPAL
- the LOC107898875 gene encoding FAD synthetase 2, chloroplastic, translating into MLACGGSRISHQNLGSRFCSTGIFHLSSFTVKPPSSAAATVAAIVDNNSHNPRFHPRFVSSSSLQSKSAGDIPFPPVSFSQREDEHEKPSEALSSVAGGTVALGKFDALHIGHRELAIQASKVGTPYLLSFVGMAEVLGWDPRPPVVAQCDRERVLSSWAPYCGNVAPKEFQVQFMSVRHLSPRQFVEKLARELGVCGVVAGENYRFGYKAAGDASELVRLCDEFGMGAYIINSVMDRHQDARNMNRLDLKDRGQVSSTRVRQALAEGDMKYVSELLGRPHRLLLTIKDWESLTSTSSTQRMSAPRSSLLNLPPKDGFYENCSLLFGEQNAVTCRVSIDTSHIHLEMDRVDFCDNDYSQKSQVLGIEFGELKS